CAAATTTGCTCACTTCTTTTGGTGATTCCTTACAGACAGGGAAAAGAACTTCCGCAATCTCTATTGCATATTAGTTGGTACATTAAGCGTAAAAACACTTTCTTATTGTCGTGcatatattattaaaatGCCACTACGCAGCCTCCAAACGAAGTGATTTACTGTGTTTCATTCACTTTCTACTatgttttgatttttctagACTAATTAAGGGGTCTAGTTACTACTTGCAGCCAACTGATGGCTGGACTCAgctatataaaaaaaatattcataaCTAGAGCTAACTTCGTGCCTGATCAAAGCAGTCCTTCATACCCATATTATTAGTGTTGACAGATGGAGAGTCAATATTCCTGCGGTACTAACGAGACCAAGCATTATTGGCGACCACTCTCAGCTCGGAACGCCAAGAACTACCGTGGTTATAAGTAACACAAGACGCTGTTTTACTGTGATTGTGCATACTGGATGGTAAAACACTCACTACACATGCAAAGTCTTCTCTAGAAGCTGTAGTATCACAGTTGCCGTTTGTCGATCATGTATTGACAAACAAACTTCAACCCTCTTGCCCATCAAGAAAGATATTTGTGAACTCTCGGATGCCACAGAGCTTCTTGCCACCAGCCCCGTGAATGGTTCATGCTATCCATTGTGCTATACGGCTGTTCAAATTGATCATAAGAGTTGTGGAAGGGGACTGCCCCATTGTGAAACCTAGACCTAGTTCTTATGTCTAACCCGTAAAACTTGGCATTACATAGGGTAGATTCGCCTGTTCCATCATCCCGATGTATTGCAGATCTGTTGGTGTGTCAACGGAACTGTAAACGGCCACATTGATGGTTTTATACTTATTGCCGTGACATCATTTCGAAGTTCCTCGACGAGAATATGCTGAATGAAGTTGGCCGCTTAAGTAGTTATATTACTAATTACGGTAGAGCAGTTGGTAGAATCACGCTTGTTCAAGGATTCATGGATATTACCATTTACGGTTAGTCCTATTTTCTGACAGAATTCAGATATGTGATCTGGAGTGATTACCAAATTATCGTTCATTTGTCAGAATCCTGAAGGCAAGCTTTGGCTTTCACCACCCGTCGGTAGATCTCAGCATGTGCGCATACGCATAACAATATGATCTATTGTATGAAAAACTCAAAAggtattttattttaagGTCACTTTACTATTCTTAATCGACTGCTTGCTTTTGTATCTTACTTATCATAGTTCTTACGTTGGCGTCCGATAAGGCGTTATTTTCGTAACGGCGTTAACcagtttgttttttaatCCACGATAGAACACTTCCACTATTAAGATTGATTAGCAGGGCCAGAAATTTGTGGGAAAACTCGCAAATgctccatttttttcttttgaatattcatcaagtgataataatgaaagatAAGAATATACGTATGttatttaaaattttttataactTTCATGTAATATCAACTCCACCAAGTCTTCCAATAGGCCTTCTTTACTGGCATCTGCATCTTCGCCACTAGTCCTCTTTTCTGACTTGCCTTCAATGTCCGCTAAATCCACCAGCAACATTTGCTTAAGCCTTAAAAGGTGCCTTCTGGCAAGAAACTTGTTTCTATCTGTTCCTTTCAAGTTAGCAATCTCTTCACTATCCAGCGTCGGTAGCTTGATTCGGTCGGTTAAAATCTTAAGTAAACGAATTCCTTCTAATGTAACAAATCGCATTTCTTCCAGGCTCGCTTTAGTTCCTTTCTCGAACTTTCCCGTTAACAAGGATTTTAAATACTCGTTTAATGTGCTTTTTAGTTCCATGGTAGACACTTTATCATGCATGTTCagattttttaaaataGGAAACAAGAACTTCCATGAATTTAGTGCataaactttttcattcaaCTTCGATGAGTATGTGGCCTCtacattatcaataaaCCCTCGAACTTTGCGCAGAAGATTTTCAGTATTTGATTCATCTTTGTTGATAGCGGCCTTGATACTTTGTCTTTGAAAAGCACTATATACTAAAATCAATGTCCTTCTGGTGATTGACATGTGTGGTGCTGATGAAGCCACTCGTTCATAAATTTCTAGACACTCATCACCACATGTGGTAGGTCTGGCTATTTTGAGGATTTCCATGTACTTATGATATATGCTCAGGTCtaatattttgttgtttcGTGCTTCTAACTCTTTAAACGTTTCAATGGCAAGTTCgtatttcttgttcttcagACAATTATTCATAAACAAACCCACGACATGTTTGTTGAGAGGAAATGGCTCGTTAATGTTCCAATAGCTTAGCGGAATCAAAGCAGGATGTTCACTTGGTGGTAAGAACTTACTAAAAATGGTTTTATCGAATTGAAAGTATTCACAAAATGCCCATAACCCCATCCCTTGattatcaatttttgaaaatttctgACTACATAATACTCCGCAGTACTCAAATAGCAATTTAGAATCAACGCAATAGTGTGGAATCTTATGAATCAAATCATCGAGTACCACCATGGAATGTTTCTCATCGGATATTTTAGTGCACgatcttatcatcaacgTATACGTAATACTATCTTTTTTCAGACCTGGAAGTTTTTTATTGAGGAGCTTAAACACTAGTGTTTCATCCGTACAATTAATCAATGCTGCCAAAGCGGTATTGTATTCTATTTCGGTAAGCTCATTTTTATCGCTCAAACTATCTATAATCTTTAGAACGAGTTCTCCATATTTCTTGGAGACTAAATTATCCTGTTTTGAGAGTCCACTAAAAAGGATAGTGATGGAATGTTGATCGATGGGTACCCCCCATTTTTTTCGCCAGTTGAAGATATCAACAGCACTCTGTTGAGACTTGATAACTTCAAAATAATGCTTCATGATTAAATTCATCCCAACGacacctttttttttagctaACCTGGCTAAAAAGACAGCCTTTTCCAGTTGacctcttttcaaaaatttctgaaCATCACTGGCGATTAATTTAGCATCACGCAATTGTTGTCCATTTACACCTAAGATGGTATAAAACAACCTCTTATCTTTCGTTAAGGATAGAAACTTCAAATCGCTCTGACTAGTTGGACCCAATTTTGTATCCGCCAATGTCTCGTCTTTTATATTGTGAAATTTACGAAGAACATGGAGAGCCTGATCCTTGGGGTATGCTGTCTtttgcaattttttcaattgccttcttttcttggcaCTTAGCCTCTCTAATTGCTTCGACGTTTTGTGTGCTATGTAACCGTGGTTTTCCAGCGCATgtaatctttcttttacttgAGTTCTGTATAGGTTGGTCAGTGAATGAAAGGATCTTCTCAATAGACGCTCTGTAAGAttcagtgaaaaatttaattgAGGTAGCATCCTAGTAAACAATGTATGCTTACAATTGATCTTGGAGGCTGTAGCGGTTTCAAGTATGTTTCCTTTCAATGTTTGTTTCCCGCTCAATTGTACTCAATTCAATTTTAAATCACATCTCCATTTCTTGGCaactaaaaataaaaagaaattgcctaaaaagaatagagaaaaagaagaagagaaaatgggaaagaaaaggataGTAGGAAGAAGAGAACTATTTCACACTATTCTCGGTAAATtgttataattttttattcaattctataatatacaaaattaatatatgtatatatatttgtatgTACAGGGTTGTAATTAAGTTTGTAATAATCATTACAATGGTGCCACTTCATCCTCTTCGAATTTTGTAGAGACACCATTCTGCATTACATTTTCCAAGTCATCGACCTCTTTAACTGCTTCAACCGTTAAATTGGTGTAAGTGTCTTCACCAATGGCaatatcatcttcaattctTATTCCGATATTCCTAAAATAAGATGGAAACAATTCATCATTAGGAATATACAAACCTGGCTCGATAGTGATCACCTGGCCAGACTTAAGCGGTTCGTATCTTGAAACTTTAGGTACGTCGTGTACGTCTAGGCCTAGATTATGACCAATATAGTGGGGATACAATCTTTCTACATTCCAACCGGGGACTTTATCTATAcctaaatttttcaactcttGGTTCATCAATGAAATACTCTTTTCATGAATGTCATGCAGAGAATAGTTATTTTGTGATTTACAAAGTTTAATGCAATCACGTTGAACATTTAATACGGCTTCGTAAAGGTCTCTTTGTGCATCCGTGAATTTCCCATTATTGGGCCATGTTCTAGAAATATCTGCACAATAACCACCCAAGGAACCTGCTGCGTCTACAAGCAccatttcatcatcaaacaTCACGTCATCATTCCTTGTGTAATGAATACACAAGGAATTCGAACCTGTAGCAACCACGGGAATGTATGCGTCTTTATCACAACCGCCGGATATAAACTTGTGGtgtaaaaaagaatctaAAGTCCTCTCATTTCTAAATCTCTTGGCAAAGGCTTGATTGAACGACCTTCCTGATATTTGGCCCGCTCTTCTCATAATTCTCAACTCTTGAGGAGACTTGATCTTACGGAATTCTGCAATCCTTTTACTAATGGGTTTGATGGTTTTGTTTGCAATGGAATTCAATGTTACATTACCACTCCCACTACCATTCAACAAACTTTTAATGTGTTTGAAATTGGATGAGCTTGAATTAGAAGTAGATAGCATATCGAAGTAGATGAAATCATTTCTGTTAATTATTTTGGGCAAGTATTTAGACAAATCACTAATTGAAGCAGATTCATCAGCATTGAAAATTTCCTGAACACCATAAACGCCGGACCTGAATCCTTCCCACTTTTCAGCAAATGCGTCCTTTGGTGGGACCAGCATGTGGAAAACTGTATCACTTAAATCATCAGTTGgcttttccaaaatcaTGACAGAATTAGGTTCGTTCCATCCACTAAGATAGAATAAGTCATTTTCCTGTTGGAATGGATAGAACACCGCTCCAGATGCAAACTGGATATCATTACCAGCAAGAATCACACAGCTTTTAGAGGGCAAAGTTTCCGCCAACctgattcttctttcataaTATTCCAAGGCTGAAATGCCAGGCGTCAACTCTCCTGACTTTATAAGAAATGGCCTTGTTTCGTGCAATGGCTGGCCTGCCTCAATAGGAATCCTGACTCTCTTAGTAAATATGCTACTCTTTCGTTGTTCCAATAAAGTTATTGACTTTGAGAAGTGCCTCCTGCAAGGTAGTAAGACAAATCGGGCTACTTTTGTTCTTTGTAGCATATTCATGGTAAATCTGCACTCTGTTCTAgctttttcaagtttattCTCCTCTCAGAATTGGCAGACTCGTTTTTGGCTTAATGATTCTAACCTATGCTGTGTAGCAATTACTTCGCCGCGTGAGTTGAGATGTTTACTGTACCTTGTACTTTTCTGAACAAGAAAGGTAGTTATTCACAATATCTTCGGTTTCTATCAAAGTTATGTGAGTGTGCACGCTGTGTAACTGCATATGTTCTCTCCGAGAAGTAACttattctttatttttctcttttgcgGTTTGATCGTGCGGCTTTCGTATCTGCGTCTCATCCCTTCCCCCTTATCGCTTGTCCCAGGGCTGTTTAGCTTAGCAAGTTTCTATCGACCTGGCTTTCCCATTCCTCTTCATCCCACCATATGTAAGAGTTTTTCATCGAGGGTACTCATACGCTCTGCAagtttttatatattcaaGAACATTTATTCTAGTACATTTTTATATAGATAAAAGGggtaatattaataatagaaaCGAGTAAATAagataacaaaaaagagGATAACTAATAATGCCTGACTCATCTCATTCAATAAGCTCAAAAGATATAGCCTCTGCTATTTCTCTCTATGACCAATCCATTTACACCAATAATAAATCTACCAACTTGGACTTGGACCAGAGATCTTTGAGCCCTTCCAATAATGCTTTCGGTGAAGATAGGATAACAAGAACTAACTCGGGCTGTTCGATCACTTCAGGTGCCTCTATGATTGCCACAAAGGATGGTATACAAGGGAGCAATGTCAAAAGAGACGGAATTCCGAAATATTCTCTCAACTTATTGAACTCTATGGTCCGAAAACAGTACGATCATAGTAATGGAACGAAGTCTCCTACCCTGAACACTAACAACAAGGTCGATCCAAAGaacagaaagaataataagAAGACAAATAACGGCAAGGATTACGAAAATAACGTAGCACATGAGCAAAGTGAAAAGTTTTATAAACTTCACAACACTTCCACCTGTAACTCTAATCTCACTTCAGATTCCACTACCTCATTATCTGACCAGTTttatttccaaaaaaacAATCCTGATTCTGCTCCATTGAACAATGCAAATTACCTACACTCCGATCATTCTCCCTCCCTGAATTCCATGGATAATACTACGAAACACAGCAGCAATGTGCACACTTGAACCGTGCCACCACGACAACTTAGTCACCTGACTGTTATTAGtgaaagggaaaaaaaatacatacaATATGTTTATATCAGTTACgaaaatataaaacaaaataaaaaggatCACATAAGACAATCAATTGAGCATATGCTCATATCTTTCTGTTAATTATATCATATCAGgatcatttctttcttgtcGTTCTATTCTCTGCCTTTGTataattttaataataattatAATTAATATTCACTTTTTTAACATGTTAGTTAATTCTTGATGCTTACTTAGGGCATTTTCGGGCCGATTGTTGGGCGGCgaaatttcaaagcaaACTCATTAATTTAAACTCCCTTTTTCCATAAGAAGAAGGAGTAGCAAGATTGTCTAGCGAGTAAAGGAATAACATTGAGACCGATCATGATTAGATACACTGTTGCTGGTTCCTCCAGAAGAAGTGTAGCAAGAATTTCCAAGAGGGTGGGTGCAATTAAATGTGTCACTGTCACAACCTCCAAAAGATTCATTTCCAATAAGCCAAATGAAGTCTTCACCAAACTAACGAATGATAACGATCCGAAAAGAGAtgcatttttcaaatattccTGGGGATCATGGCTCAAAAATGACAAGCAAcacaaggaaaaaagattcACCAAGTTTTCCATTGAAGGTTTAAATCGCATTCTCAATGACATATACATTCAATCTAATGAAATGGCTAAAGTTCCCGACAGTAAAATCCTACCGCCAGTATTCAACAAGAATTTAACGGTCTCCTTGGTCAATAACGTTATACCAAAGAATATTGGAAAAGTCAATCCAAACGAAGATGTTCAAGTAACCACATTATCCAGTATTCACGAAGGTAAACATCACAGAATATATAAGGTTGACACTAATTTAAATAAAGCGTTTATTTTAAGGATTCCATACCCgttggaaaatgaaaatactcTATCTTATAGGATAAGAAGTGAAGTAGCCACCATGGATTTTGCTGACTTGAAGTTAGGCATTAAAGTTCCCAAAATTCTTTGCTACGGTgtcaattctttgaatcCTGTAAGACAACCTTTTGTTTTAcaagaatttattgaagGTGACCTGTTAATGAAAGATTGGAATCCATTAATGGAAGATGGTTCTTCcaatcaagaaaagtttgacaacgttattgaaaaaatttccgATTTCCAGTCGAAGTTGATATCATTGAAACTAAACGCATTCGGATCCATATACTTTAACAATGATTTCAAAGACGAACATGATGAAGCATTTGTTAAGGAAAACGTATACGATGGTGAAACTAACCCAGATTTACAAAACAGATGGAAAATTGGGCCATCTGTGGAAAGATGTCTTTGGAGACACAAATCCCATCtggattttcaaaaacaattgaaGCCTTTTTTGGGTCCATGGCCAATTAAGTCCCCAATGGACGTAATTAAGAATACTGGTCTGttggaagctgaaaatgCTAAAACTAGATTAGCCATGAAAGAAGCGGGAAGCTCACCTGAATTAGTAGAAAGTCAAACTCTGGAAGACCAAATAAccacttttgaaaatttggcCAAAATTGCACCGGATCTATTCAATCTCAAAACCAAAGCCATTCCAAATATGCAAGACTTGTTGTCACCACGATTATTCCATCCTGATTTAGATCCCATGAATATCATTGTTAACAAAGAAGCACAAGAAGCATATCTACTGGATTTTGAAGGCGCATGCACTAAGCCTTTTATCTTACAGAATTCTCCCCAATTTATTGCGTACGAAGGGCCCAAGATTTATGACTTGAAGGAGGATATAACCGACTTTGACAAACTATCTGAAGCAGAAAAGGCGCAATATCAATTTATGTATAAGCGGACTCGTAACCAACATCAATgggagaaaaaattaaatgacAACAATCCTCAATTAATCACAGCGGTCGCTCCACCTGTTAAGTTACTGAGAAGCCCATATGTTGCAGCTGTAGAAAGGaaaactgaagaagaataccTGTTAATCGACGAATCACTACTGCAACTAAAGGAAGTTTGGGATATATTTGCTCAAAATGATTTGGTgaaacagaagaaatttcCCTTGAATTACAGTAAGGAAGATATCGAAAGACATGTCAAAGATTTGCAAAAGTTGCACGAAAAGTTAATCTCTACACCTTTTGCTGCCACTCAAGGTTGGATCCCTCAAGATATGTTTGACCAATTATTAAAAGCCGGGAGTATTGTTAAGCAAGAAAACGGAGATTACACCGTGAAGCAACCTGAACACACCAAATAAATTATGCTATAAAActtacatttttttatttatttcacTTATCTGTATATAACTTTATAACAATATAATTAGTGGAAACTTGTCAGTGGACAATTTAAGTAACCGCTATTATGCGCCGGCAAAACACAAATGGTgatttattgatatttttttccgtTTTGGGCACAGTGTGAGATGTTTGGGTTCAATGGCGGAAAAGCGGAACACTCAATTTTAGGATAGGTGGAGATACATCTCCGCCTATCTCCCCATATCTGTAGATTTTTCacaaatatataaagagAATCACAAATTCAAGGAAGTagtgttttttctttcaatataTTTGGTGCTTTAACGTCTTCACTCCAGTTTCCTAACAGGTTTATTTGGGCCATCATATGTGCCAGTATAGCGAATAAAAATCTAGTCAAGCACTTCGACTGTTTTTTATGTCCAAGGAaaaaccatttttttgtGGGTCTAGTTTCCATATTTAATCACAAATGACAGCTCAAAGAGCGCAACCTCTGTCTCAATACTTTAAGTTTACTTCTCGTGGTCATTTATTGTCGCAATTTATTGTCCTTGACTTCTACCAcgagtaaaaaaaatatgaaaaattcaacttCGCCCGTGCAGGGTTTTCTGGgggatgaaaaattgaagaaatgtCCAAGTTATGAGTAATTACTTAAAACGAGGAAGCAGAGCATAAGGAAACTCTTGAAAAGtattaaatatataaaggCAGGTGAATTCTTGATTTCAACTTATTTTTTGGATCTTGTCAATTATCTTGATAGTAGAAATACAAGCATATAAGAAACTATAGAATAATTGCTAACAATGACAAGCATTGACATTAATAACTTACAAAACACGTTCCAACAAGCTATGAATATGAGCGGCTCCCCAGGTGCTGTTTGTACTTCACCTACTCAATCTTTCATGAATACTGTTCCACAGCGTTTGAATGCTGTGAAGCAGCCAAAAATCCTGAAGCCTTTCTCAACAGGTGACATGAAAATCCTACTACTGGAAAACGTCAATCAAACCGCTATTACAATCTTTGAAGAGCAAGGTTACCAAGTTGAATTCTATAAATCCTCGTTGCCTGAAGAAGAGTTGATTGAAAAGATCAAGGATGTTCATGCTATTGGTATCAGATCTAAAACGAGATTAACCTCTAATGTTCTTCAACATGCGAAAAATCTAGTTTGTATTGGATGTTTCTGCATCGGTACTAATCAAGTTGATTTAGACTACGCTACCAGCAGGGGTATTGCTGTCTTCAACTCGCCTTTCTCCAATTCCAGATCTGTAGCAGAATTGGTCATTGGTGAGATCATTAGTTTGGCAAGACAATTAGGTGACAGATCCATTGAATTGCATACAGGTACATGGAATAAGGTTGCTGCCAGATGTTGGGAGGTAAGAGGAAAAACTCTTGGTATTATTGGGTACGGTCACATTGGTTCCCAATTATCAGTGCTTGCGGAAGCCATGGGTTTGCATGTGCTATACTACGATATTGTAACAATCATGGCGTTGGGTACTGCCAGACAAGTCTCTACCTTGGACGAACTATTGAATAAATCTGACTTTGTATCATTGCATGTCCCAGCTACTCCTGAGACCAGCAAAATGTTATCTGCTCCACAATTTGCCGCCATGAAGGATGGATCTTATGTGATTAATGCATCAAGAGGTACTGTCGTGGATATTCCATCTTTAATCCAAGCCATGAAAGCCAACAAAATCGCAGGGGCCGCCTTGGATGTTTACCCACATGAACCAGCTAAGAATGGGGAAGGTTCATTTACTGACGATTTGAATAGTTGGACTTCTGAGTTGGTTTCATTACCAAATATCATTTTGACACCACACATTGGTGGTTCTACAGAAGAAGCCCAAAGCTCAATCGGTGTTGAAGTTGCTACCGCATTGTCCAAGTATATCAATGAAGGTAACTCTGTCGGCTCAGTCAACTTCCCCGAAGTGGCATTAAAATCTTTGTCATATGATCAAGAGAACACTGTCCGCGTATTGTATATTCATCATAATATACCAGGTGTTTTGAAGACTGtcaatgatattttatCTAACCATAATATTGAAAAGCAATTTTCTGATTCGAACGGTGAAATTGCTTACTTAATGGCTGATATCTCTTCTGTTGATCAAAGCGATATTAAAGATATCTATGAACAGCTAAATCAAACCTCTGCCAAGATCTCAATTAGATTGCTGTACTGATGACATGGATTTTCCTTATGCAGTTACGTTTTGTCTATGAGTGGAGGTTTTCTATTATCAAgttttctcaaaaattataaagcgttaaaaaatgaaacagaaatggaagaaaataaaaatgctTGAAGCATTCATAATGATTAtctattttatatatacataaatcttcattaatttttttttgttgatacTTCCAATTTAGGCGAATCTACTTAATGCCTCTTCAATGACATCCTTGTGATCTTCTGAAATCACACCTTCTTTaatttgatgatttcttttacgaatatttttctctttatgCAGCTGTTTTTGTACtcttaattttctttcatcaataaCATTTTGAGTCTTTTTACGTAAAAAGGAGCGTAGACCTGAATTCTTACCCTTCACATCTGGCTTTACATCTGGAATGTCACTATTAGTTTTGACTTTATTATTAGAATCCATTGTTACTTGGGCCAAATCCTTAGCATTCAACCTTACGGCAGAAGACCTTTTATCTACCGAACCTATGGAATGTGGATCTAAAGTAATGGTATCTGCTGGTAGCTTGTTTAATAAGGATCTCACTTCTTGTTCCTGTCtttgtttctttgtttcGAATGGATTTAGTTCTAGAGCATCGTAATTAGCTTCACCTGCACCTGGTACAATCAAATTTGTAACACCTGTTCGATGACCTACACCCAATAAATCTTCAAATGGTACAAATCCCAAATTTTCTACCTTATTGCCGGCAAATAAATGTGACATATAAGGGGTGTTTCTATGTGGATCCCCTCCCATAGATCCAAAGCATGGCTTACTGTCTTTACTTAGTTTTAGAGCGTCCTTCCATAAAGTAACGTGAGGACCCCTAGACAATGCTAGTAGACCAGTATCTGATATTGAAACGTTTGTACCTGGTGTTGGTAAGTTTTCAATAGAATGTAATTGTTTAAAGTTTCTAATATCccaaattttcattgatCTATCGGCGCCTGTGGTGACCATATAATATCCGCTTCTATCGATGGCAATGCTGTTCACCGGTCCTCTGGCGGAAAGTAATTTCACTAATGGTTCGGGCATGGAAGGTGACCATAGGGATACTGTACCGTTCGAATGGCCCAAATGCATCACGGCATTCCATGGATTTTGCGTCATCGCTGTAGTAGGACCAGCTTTAGTTCTTAGTTCTGAAATCAGTTGGCCTGTGGAGACATCATGATACTTCAACCAGCCTGTTTCACCGGCAGTTGCTAGTAGGTAGTGATATGGTAAAAATTCTAGATGTCTTGCGTCAATATGCTGTTTCAAACGATGTAGTTCTGTACCTTCATGGTCATAGATGAAtgtgtattttttttgtgcCACAGCAAAGTATTGTTCATTTTGCAAGTACGTTGCTGAGTGACAGGTTTCATTTAAGAACAATTCGGCACGAAGTTGACCCTTTCTCCAGTCCATAGATGCTACATGACCTTTACGGCCTGTGATCAATAGATGCGTACCATTTTTTGCATAGTTTATACTGTAAGGACCGAATTCCTTCAACGATAAGTCCAATGCTTTGTTTGCAGTAGTGACGTCGACGCTCGATTTAATTTCCGATTGTTGTACCTTGAAAGTCTTTTCTAACTCATTCTCAGGTTCCAAGTAACCATTAGACTCTGGTAGAAGGTAATCAGTGGCCGCTGCTGAAGATATCgcctttttatattgatcGTCTATTTTTCTCAAGCCAGCTCTCaatttcttatcttttgtTTGATTACGAGTATTACCGGCATTATTAGAATGTACTGAACGTTCAAACTTACTTTGGttctctctttctttcagcTGGGGTCTATGTCCAGTTTTTTTGTCACTCATTTTGTCACTagattttgttgttgagtCAAAGAAAGGTATACAGTCCCGATTCTATATAAGTATTTCTATGTTACTATACTCTAACTCAGTCTATTCTAtatattaatttttcacgATCTCATCGcttggaaaattttcttaactttttctttttttcattacctGGAAGAGAGAATCGGAGAACAATGACGGGTTATGTGAACGATGTATTATATTACTGAGGTATCTAGAATTTATAGGTACGTCAACAAGCCTAGCACAACCAATACAAATGAAATGTCGGTGATAAGCATGGACAGTAGATCCCAGTATTGTAAAAGGGCAATTAGTTTACCCTTCAGGTTTGGGATGGGAATTATTCCCTCTGGCACGAGAGAAACCAGCTTGACAAGTTTATTGGTATCCTGTAAATTTCTAATCTTGCTCTTGTGCTCGACCTTCTTTAATAACTGGTAGTAGACTGATATGGAAAGGAATTCAAATGTGGCAAAAACCCTAGTAAAATTCGACGGGTTCCGCAAGGATGCAAACCAAGATGATTGAGTGAATGCATAAGCTGGCCACACTGAAGAATTCGGTCTCGTGATTAGGTATAGATAAGGCAACAGAAAAAAGACCCACTTCACAAGAATGGTCCAGGCTTTCAGTCTATTCAGCAAGTAATCGTGGTAGTCTAGGGCAGCTTGATTGATTGGGGCAATAGGAGCCGCTTGAGCAAGAGGTGGTATGCCCTCTGCACTGGGCATACCAGTATTCATGGAACTTAACAATGAAAGTAGATCCGGTGTGGAAGGGTCCTGGGAGGAGCTTGTGTC
This genomic stretch from Saccharomyces mikatae IFO 1815 strain IFO1815 genome assembly, chromosome: 5 harbors:
- the AIM9 gene encoding Aim9p (similar to Saccharomyces cerevisiae AIM9 (YER080W); ancestral locus Anc_7.271); translated protein: MIRYTVAGSSRRSVARISKRVGAIKCVTVTTSKRFISNKPNEVFTKLTNDNDPKRDAFFKYSWGSWLKNDKQHKEKRFTKFSIEGLNRILNDIYIQSNEMAKVPDSKILPPVFNKNLTVSLVNNVIPKNIGKVNPNEDVQVTTLSSIHEGKHHRIYKVDTNLNKAFILRIPYPLENENTLSYRIRSEVATMDFADLKLGIKVPKILCYGVNSLNPVRQPFVLQEFIEGDLLMKDWNPLMEDGSSNQEKFDNVIEKISDFQSKLISLKLNAFGSIYFNNDFKDEHDEAFVKENVYDGETNPDLQNRWKIGPSVERCLWRHKSHLDFQKQLKPFLGPWPIKSPMDVIKNTGLLEAENAKTRLAMKEAGSSPELVESQTLEDQITTFENLAKIAPDLFNLKTKAIPNMQDLLSPRLFHPDLDPMNIIVNKEAQEAYLLDFEGACTKPFILQNSPQFIAYEGPKIYDLKEDITDFDKLSEAEKAQYQFMYKRTRNQHQWEKKLNDNNPQLITAVAPPVKLLRSPYVAAVERKTEEEYLLIDESLLQLKEVWDIFAQNDLVKQKKFPLNYSKEDIERHVKDLQKLHEKLISTPFAATQGWIPQDMFDQLLKAGSIVKQENGDYTVKQPEHTK
- the MRX1 gene encoding Mrx1p (similar to Saccharomyces cerevisiae YER077C; ancestral locus Anc_7.266); this encodes MLPQLNFSLNLTERLLRRSFHSLTNLYRTQVKERLHALENHGYIAHKTSKQLERLSAKKRRQLKKLQKTAYPKDQALHVLRKFHNIKDETLADTKLGPTSQSDLKFLSLTKDKRLFYTILGVNGQQLRDAKLIASDVQKFLKRGQLEKAVFLARLAKKKGVVGMNLIMKHYFEVIKSQQSAVDIFNWRKKWGVPIDQHSITILFSGLSKQDNLVSKKYGELVLKIIDSLSDKNELTEIEYNTALAALINCTDETLVFKLLNKKLPGLKKDSITYTLMIRSCTKISDEKHSMVVLDDLIHKIPHYCVDSKLLFEYCGVLCSQKFSKIDNQGMGLWAFCEYFQFDKTIFSKFLPPSEHPALIPLSYWNINEPFPLNKHVVGLFMNNCLKNKKYELAIETFKELEARNNKILDLSIYHKYMEILKIARPTTCGDECLEIYERVASSAPHMSITRRTLILVYSAFQRQSIKAAINKDESNTENLLRKVRGFIDNVEATYSSKLNEKVYALNSWKFLFPILKNLNMHDKVSTMELKSTLNEYLKSLLTGKFEKGTKASLEEMRFVTLEGIRLLKILTDRIKLPTLDSEEIANLKGTDRNKFLARRHLLRLKQMLLVDLADIEGKSEKRTSGEDADASKEGLLEDLVELILHESYKKF
- the SMKI05G1630 gene encoding uncharacterized protein (similar to Saccharomyces cerevisiae YER079W; ancestral locus Anc_7.270); protein product: MPDSSHSISSKDIASAISLYDQSIYTNNKSTNLDLDQRSLSPSNNAFGEDRITRTNSGCSITSGASMIATKDGIQGSNVKRDGIPKYSLNLLNSMVRKQYDHSNGTKSPTLNTNNKVDPKNRKNNKKTNNGKDYENNVAHEQSEKFYKLHNTSTCNSNLTSDSTTSLSDQFYFQKNNPDSAPLNNANYLHSDHSPSLNSMDNTTKHSSNVHT
- the ICP55 gene encoding aminopeptidase (similar to Saccharomyces cerevisiae ICP55 (YER078C); ancestral locus Anc_7.268), translated to MLQRTKVARFVLLPCRRHFSKSITLLEQRKSSIFTKRVRIPIEAGQPLHETRPFLIKSGELTPGISALEYYERRIRLAETLPSKSCVILAGNDIQFASGAVFYPFQQENDLFYLSGWNEPNSVMILEKPTDDLSDTVFHMLVPPKDAFAEKWEGFRSGVYGVQEIFNADESASISDLSKYLPKIINRNDFIYFDMLSTSNSSSSNFKHIKSLLNGSGSGNVTLNSIANKTIKPISKRIAEFRKIKSPQELRIMRRAGQISGRSFNQAFAKRFRNERTLDSFLHHKFISGGCDKDAYIPVVATGSNSLCIHYTRNDDVMFDDEMVLVDAAGSLGGYCADISRTWPNNGKFTDAQRDLYEAVLNVQRDCIKLCKSQNNYSLHDIHEKSISLMNQELKNLGIDKVPGWNVERLYPHYIGHNLGLDVHDVPKVSRYEPLKSGQVITIEPGLYIPNDELFPSYFRNIGIRIEDDIAIGEDTYTNLTVEAVKEVDDLENVMQNGVSTKFEEDEVAPL